caatacgctgaaagcgtctggaagccatcacgatcgcttccagcacctGAAAACactgaggacatgcagggtacgtccttggtcattaactagcagtttttgtaggatgtacgtccttggtcgttaagtggttAGGTTATGAAGGGGAATTATTGATCACAGGACCAGGACAGCGATGTGACTGCAAATGTGTGATGTGTGGAGACATTACTGACAGGACAGGACCACAATATGACAGGCAGGTAAGGGAGCAAGTTGGAGGGTTGTTGTTCAAATCTaacaatctcagctcccttataaGCCACAAACcgccaagacccctcatttgaaaaaaaTTCAGTTCCTTCTTCAAATGGTtttgattttagaaaaccacaaCAAACCAAATGTTTTCAAAAAAGTACAAACAATACATGGGGGTTTTCAAAATTGATTTAGCACTAGGGTGTGAAAATGCCTTAGCAGTGAAAGGCTTAATAATTTACATTATCCTCATTGTGTTTCTTTTCAACAGGTAGTTTCACAAACTCCAGTAAGCCTAGTCATGGTCAAAGTGCAGATGCTTCTTGTGATCTTCTTCAAAAAAGTTACGTAGAAAATTTATGTACTGAATGTGGGAATTGTTTTACCAAGAAATTACAACTTACTGAACATAAAATGCATATAGGAAAGAAATCCttttcatgttctgattgtgggaaatgttttaactgGAAATCAAATCTTACTGAACATATAAAGATTCATACAGGTGATAAATCatttttatgttctgactgtggggaatgttttactttgaaatcatctcttattacacatcagcaaattcatacaggagaggaaGCATttttgtgttctgaatgtgggaaatgttttgctctgAAAAAATCTCTAAataatcatcagaaaattcatacaagagGTAAAGCATttttgtgttctgtatgtgggaaatCTTTTAACTGGAAATCAAATCTCATTGACCATGTGAAAATTCATACAGGTGAtaaaccattttcatgttctgtatgtgggaaatcttttactcagaaatcacatctcattactcatcagaaaatccatacaggagagaaagcatttttatgttctgaatgtggaaaatgttttgctCTGAAAACAACTCTTAATAatcatcagaaaactcatacaggagagaaagcatttacatgttctgactgtgggaaatcttTTACCCTAAAGGGAAATCttcttacacatcagaaaattcatattaaAGGACATTGGGGGAATCTAAGCTGAACCTCTTAAATGCAGAGTGCAACGCATAGTTGTCATCAGCATAATGTCTAAAGTGCTGATGATGACTACATGTTGTCCTCTGGGGTGCACACTTTCAGAGCTTTTTGAGGCACCGTTTGTACCTAAAGCAGTTATGAGATGGCCCAGTGTGTTTGTCATCCCATAATGTCTGAGGTTATAGGTTTGAATAACCAAGTAATCACctagcataaataaaaacagaatttatgcttacctgataaattactttctccaacggtgtgtccggtccacggcgtcatccttacttgtgggaatatctcttccccaacaggaaatggcaaagagtcccagcaaagctggccatatagtccctcctaggctccgcccaccccagtcattcgaccgacggacaggaggaaaaaataggagaaaccatagggtgtcgtggtgactgtagttaaagaaaataattcatcggacctgattaaaaaaccagggcgggccgtggaccggacacaccgttggagaaagtaatttatcaggtaagcataaattctgttttctccaacattggtgtgtccggtccacggcgtcatccttacttgtgggaaccaataccaaagctttaggacacggatgaggggagggagcaaatcaggttacctaaacggaaggcaccacggcttgcaaaacctttctcccaaaaatagcctccgaagaagcaaaagtatcaaatttgtaaaatttggcaaaagtgtgcagtgaagaccaagtcgctgccttacatatctgatcaacagaagcctcgttcttgaaggcccatgtggaagctacagccctagtggagtgagctgtgattctttcaggaggctgccgtccggcagtctcataagccaatcggatgatgcttttaagccaaaaggaaagagaggtagaagttgctttttgacctctccttttaccagaatagacgacaaacagagaagaagtttgtctgaactcttttgtagcttctaagtagaactttagagcacggactacatctaaattgtgtagcaaacgttccttctttgaaactggattcggacacaaagaaggtacaactatctcctgattaatatttttgttggaaacaacctttggtagaaaaccaggcttaatacgcagaacaaccttatctgaatggaacaccagatagggtggagtacactgtagagcagataactcagaaactcttctagcagaagaaatagcaaccaaaaacaaaactttccaagataacaacttaatatctatggaatgtaaaggttcaaacggaaccccttgaagaactgaaagaactagatttaaactccagggaggagtcaaaggtctgtaaacaggcttgatcctaaccaaagcctgaacaaatgcttgaacatctggcacaactgccagtcgtttgtgtagtaggacagataaagcagaaatctgtccctttagagaactcgcagataatcctttatccaaaccttcttgtagaaaggaaagaatcctaggaatctttatcttattccatgggaatcccttggattcacaccagcagatatatcttttccatattttatggtaaatctttctagttaccggttttctggcttgaaccagagtatctataacggaatctgaaaacccacgctttgatagaatcaagcgttcaatctccaagccgtcagctggagggagaccagatttggatgttcgaatggaccctgaacaagaaggtcctgtctcaaaggtagcttccatggtggaaccgatgacatattcaccaggtctgcataccaagtcctgcgtggccacgcaggagctatcaagatcacagaggtcctctcctgtttgatcctggctaccagcctgggaatgagaggaaacggtggaatcacataagctaggttgaaggtccaaggcgctactagtgcatccactagagtcgccttgggatccctggatctggacccgtagcaagtaaccttgaagttctgacgagacgccatcagatccatatctggaatgccccatagttgcgtcaactgggcaaagagctccgggtggagttcccactcccccggatggaatgtctgacgactcaaataatccgcttcccagttttccacacctgggatgtggatcgcagataggtggcaggagtgattctccgcccattgtattattttggtcacttctttcatcgctagtgaactccttgttcccccctgattattgagatacgcaacagtcgtcatgttgtctgattggaatcttatgaatctggcctttgctagctgaggccaagccctgagagcattgaatatcgctcttagttccagaatgtttatcggaagaagagactcttcccgagaccacagtccctgagctttcagggattcccagaccgcgccccagcccactaggctggcgtcggtcgtgacgatgacccactctggactgcggaagctcattccctggtataggtgatcctgggttagccaccaacggagtgagtctctggtcttctgatctacttgaatcactggagacaagtctgtatagtccccattccactgtttcagcatgcacagttgtaatggtcttagatgaattcgcgcaaaaggaactatgtccattgctgcaaccatcaaacctactacttccatgcactgagctacggaaggacgaggaatagaatgaagaacttgacaagcgtttagaagttttgactttctgacttctgtcaagaaaatccttatttctaaggaatctattattgttcccaagaagggaactcttgtcgacggagacagggaacttttttctatgttcaccttccatccgtgagatctgagaaaggccagaacgatgtctgagtgagcctttgcctttgaaagagacgacgcttgtactagaatgtcgtccaagtacggtactactgcaatgccccttggtcttagaaccgctagaagggatccgagtacctttgtgaaaatccttggagcagtggctaacccgaatgggagtgccacaaactggtaatgtttgtccagaaaggcgaaccttaggaactgatgatgttttttgtggatagggatatgtagatacgcatcctttagatccacggtagtcataaattgaccttcctgaattgtgggtagaatcattcgaatggtttccatcttgaacgatggtactctgagaaatttgtttaggatctttaaatccaggattggtctgaaagttccctcttttttgggaactacaaacagatttgagtaaaatcccattccttgttccgccgatggaactgggtgtatcacccccatctttaacaggtcttctacacaatgtaagaatgcctgtctctttatttggtttgaggataagtgagacatgtggaaccttccccttgggggtagttccttgaattccagaagataaccctgagaaactatttctagcgtccagggatcctgaacatctcttgcccaagcctgagcaaagagagagagtctgccccccactagatccggtcccggatcgggggctactccttcatgctgttttgttagcagcggcaggctgcttcttggcctgcttacccttgttccagccttgcatcggtttccaggctggtttggtctgtgaggtattaccctcttgcttagaggatgcagaattagagcccggtccattcctgaaattacgaaaggaacgaaaattagacttattcttggctttgaaaggcctatcttgtgggagggcgtggccctttcccccagtgatgtctgagataatctctttcaattctggcccaaagagagttttacccttgaaggggatattaagcaattttgtcttggatgatacatccgctgaccaagactttagccaaagcgctctgcgcgccacaattgcaaaccctgaatttttcgctgctaatctagctatttgcaaagcggcatctaaaataaaggagttagccaacttaagtgcgtgaactctgtccataacctcctcatatggagtctctctactgagcgacttttctagttcctcgaaccagaaccacgctgctgtagtgacaggaacaatgcacgaaatgggttgaagaaggtaaccttgctatataaaaatctttttaagcaaaccctccaattttttatccataggatctttgaaagcacaattatcctcgataggaatagtagtgcgcttgtttagagtagaaactgccccctcgaccttagagactgtctgccataagtcctttctggggtcgaccataggaaataatttcttaaatataggagggggaacaaaaggtatgccgggcttctcccattccttattcactatgtccgccacccgcttgggtataggaaaagcgtcgggtgcaccggaacctctaggaacttgtccatcttgcataatttttctggaatgaccaggttgtcacaatcatccagagtagataacacctccttaagcagtgcgcggagatgttctaatttaaatttaaatgtcacaacatcaggttcagcctgttgggaaatttttcctgaatctgaaatttccccatctgacaaaacctccctcatggccccttcagattggtgtgagggtatgacagaacaattatcatcagcgccctcctgctcttcagtgtttaaaacagagcaatcgcgctttctctgatatgcaggcattttggataaaatatttgctatggagttatccattacagccgtcaattgttgcatggtaataagcattggcgcgctagaagtactaggggcctcctgcgtgggcaaaactggtgtagacacagaaggagatgatgtagaaccatgtctactcccttcatctgaagaatcatcttgggcaacttc
This genomic stretch from Bombina bombina isolate aBomBom1 chromosome 4, aBomBom1.pri, whole genome shotgun sequence harbors:
- the LOC128657861 gene encoding oocyte zinc finger protein XlCOF6.1-like: MQNTGTQVSVCVSDITTSLCSATKLQCDHIYVIYAGDFKTEVALNAEQTNYLYVKSQREAVQQEICENISTGDVKTEVTLNAEQTNDLYVNSQREAVKQEISDNIRTGDLKTEVTLNAEQKNDLYVQSQLVAVKQEICDNISSGYVKTEVTLNAEQTKYLYLKSQQEISDNISTGSFTNSSKPSHGQSADASCDLLQKSYVENLCTECGNCFTKKLQLTEHKMHIGKKSFSCSDCGKCFNWKSNLTEHIKIHTGDKSFLCSDCGECFTLKSSLITHQQIHTGEEAFLCSECGKCFALKKSLNNHQKIHTRGKAFLCSVCGKSFNWKSNLIDHVKIHTGDKPFSCSVCGKSFTQKSHLITHQKIHTGEKAFLCSECGKCFALKTTLNNHQKTHTGEKAFTCSDCGKSFTLKGNLLTHQKIHIKGHWGNLS